The genome window TCAGCGTGACCCGGGTTTCATTCACCTATGGCGATAAGCCGGTCGAAGTACGACGTTCCTATTACGTAACAAATAATCATCATTATCGTAACGAGTTGAACTAAGTAGATTGTAAAGTTGCAGCTAATTCAATAAACCAGCAAGCTAGCCTTAATAAATAAGCAAGCCAGTCATGATGAAAAATAATTTGTATTGCTGTGGCGCACCAATATCGGTGAAAATTAGTGGTTTATCTCGTTTTGGAAAGTCCTGCCATGTCTGATTCACTCAAAACCGGCAAGAGAGAGTTCCGTAATATCAACGTTACAGACCTGCTCCGATATCGCTTTCCACTCGCCGCGATACAGTCGATATTGCACCGCGCAAGTGGCGCGCTCATCTTTTTGCTATTGCCATTCATCCTTTTCCTGCTGGACAAGAGCCTGCTGTCTGAAATCTCCTTTGAGCATTTCAAGGGCATCGCGTCGCACTGGTTTATCAAGCTGATCATCCTCGCGCTGGCCTGGGCCTATCTGCACCATTTCTGCGCAGGCATCCGCCATTTGCTGATGGATGTACACGTCGGCGTGGATAAAGTCGCCGGCAAGAAATCAGCAACCATCGTTTTTGCCATCAGCCTGCCTTTGACTGCATTGGTAGCCCTCAAACTGTTTGGAGCATTCTGATGCCAACTGACAATATCGGACGTCACCGCCTGGTGGTTGGTGCGCACTACGGTGTAAGGGACTGGCTGGCCCAGCGTATCACGGCCATCGTGATGGTGCTGTACACCCTGGTACTGCTGATCGCATTCCTGACCGCCACTGATTTCAG of Janthinobacterium sp. Marseille contains these proteins:
- the sdhC gene encoding succinate dehydrogenase, cytochrome b556 subunit, which codes for MSDSLKTGKREFRNINVTDLLRYRFPLAAIQSILHRASGALIFLLLPFILFLLDKSLLSEISFEHFKGIASHWFIKLIILALAWAYLHHFCAGIRHLLMDVHVGVDKVAGKKSATIVFAISLPLTALVALKLFGAF